The Acinonyx jubatus isolate Ajub_Pintada_27869175 chromosome D3, VMU_Ajub_asm_v1.0, whole genome shotgun sequence DNA segment AAATACAGTTCTCCTGAACATGTATGGTTTTTGCACCATCGTGAAGTCAAAAAATCTTAAGTCAGACCATCCTAAGTCAGGGACCATCCGTAGTTACAAGAGACTTCTGGTATCCACATGAGGAGACTTCAACCAAGCCCTCATAGTActttattttgcagatgggaaggaCCTGAGGCAGAGGTTGAAAGATTTGCATAGAAACCTGTGCCAGATCAAGTCCACTCTTTCTTTAGTGGTACTCACCCCTTTGCTTGGACAGTTAGTACCACATAAATGATCTAACGCAAGGCATTATTGCCCCAATCTGATTCCTTCCTCCTAGGATGTGCGAATATGTCGACCACCTGCATGAACATTTCAGGTATCCAGTGACAATCAAGAAGGCTTCCTACATGCCTCCTAAGGTGAGCTCGGCCAGAGAGGCCTCCCTGAGGAAGTACTGCCAGCCCCTGGTAGACTTCTTCTTGTGGGTTAGACCCTGGAGCACAAAGCTCTGTCTCCTTAGAGTTTATTTTCAGTATCTAAAAATTACAAATGGCTCCTTAGTTAGCAATATCAAATTCCCAAGGCCCAAAGGTCAGGAGTTGAGGGTGAAACTGCTCCGACAAGGCTTCTCTAATGGAGGCCTTTCTTCCCGACACCAGCTGAGAccttaaaatgcatttcttgtgcaaaaacaaaccaaccaaaagaacaaaaaacaaacatggcACCACCTGGAGGTTAGTGAACTGAAACGTTGAGACTGTGGTTGTGTTATCTGGACCATTAATCTTCACCATGTCCAAGATGTTGGGGTTCATTTTCAGCAACAAGAGATTGAATTGTCAAAGGAAGTGTGATTAGTTTAATCCTGAGAAGCAGCCAGTAGTGTGTTCCTCATTTCAAACAATCTGAAAACAGCATCTCTACAGGCAGCAGAAATACATAAGTGAGTTTTGTTCTGGGTGGTTATTAACACTACtctattttttgtctttgataGGATGCTGGTTATTcaacagaaatgaaggaggaatcTGTAAAGAAACACCAATATCCAGATGGTGAAGTCTGGAAGAAACTTCTTGCtgatcaaaataattaaatgttcaGCCCCAatactctttcctttttcaagcGAAAAGGCTTAAAACTTTTTGGGTATGGTTTTACAAAAACAGGAGGGTAAAATCACCCTAGCAATCAAAACAAATTCAGCTGAAAGTCCTGTTAACCTCAGGAATCAGCTCAGTCATTATTATTACTTGATTCTTTtagcaaataaacacatattcTCCTTATTAATCCTTAAACAAATTTAGATTTAACTCAAAATCCAGAAAGATGTTCTTACAAAATTTCTATCAAGTGCTGGTACCTAGACATTAAACTGCACTTTGAAAATAAGCAGGTTATTTAATTGTTGGAACAATGCCTTATTCTATCTAACATCTGTCAGAAATTAGCAGGGTAAAAAAATAGTCCTGCAGTGCCATGTGTGTGTCACAGAGGTAACTGGTGTGTAACAAAGGTAAAAGGATTTCACAGATAAGCCCCGGAGTGGTTTAGCATTTCTATTCTTGCTCAGTCTAACTCTATCAGTAGAGGATTCACACGATACTGAAACTATGGCAGCAGTAATGAGcataaaaatggcatttcatgtattatttttccatAACCCTTAAGTAAACCTTTATCCTAAATGGTCATTAAATGCTAATGATAAAATGCAGCCAGAATTAGATGAAGTGCAGAAAAACAGGGCAAAATACAGTCTAGTCAGCATTTCTAAAATATACTAACCCTCTAAGCAGGATCCAAACGAGAATACAGCATATGTTTATTTAGGAGGGTTCAGTTAAATCTATTTTAGGCAAGCAGTGAGCAGAATGGcaatacagaatagaaaaaattaaaaaacaaaacaccagatgAATGCACAACACTCCTTTATTATAGCaatatataaagcaatatatataaagcaatatatatatatagcaatatataaCTTTAAATGTTCATAACTACAACTGTACATTATCATGCATGCTGGTGTTATTCAGCTTGCTCAAATCTGGGGGAATAGTTTTCATGTAATTGAAATGCACTGAGCTTCATAAAAACGTGGGATTGAAATGCAGGTACACATTTTAAGAGCATATAAATTTTTACTCTCCTTACTTTATCCCTAATCTTGGCAGTTTCACACATCCCCAGGGAGTTAACCAAACTCAAGGTCGTTTGTTAGTAAGAGAACTGTTGGCCAGTGGCAACATTCTCAAAAGCTAATCAAGTGTAACTGCCGGTCACCAATAGACTTCTGacctagttctttctttctttagggTGAAACACCTTTCATCCGGGCATTCAGTCTAATCCCTCAAGAATCAGTATCTTTCCGGTATCTCccttaaaagcattttaaacagccatttccattttaatagTGGGGTGAGGATTGTACCCCTCAATCTGAAAGTCTTCAGCCTTGAAGTCATCAATTGTCTCAACTTTTCGAAGGATTCTGAGCTTTGGGAAAGGCCTTGGTTCTCGCTGTAgctaaaaataataggaaatcgTTATTTTGCCATTATCGGTGCAAGCTGCTTTAATTCTGAGACAAGTACACAGTATtttatcaacaaaatattatttcataggACTGTAATAGTATGGACACCTGTCCCTGCTTATGCAACACTACTGGAATATAACTGATCCTCTCCCACAAGTGGGGACTGAAGGATATGTGGAATCACATCGGGTGGAGCCTTGTGGCTCATCTCATAATTGGCTGTTCTTGGTAAATTTATTAAGGACAGGATGCAATCTTTTACTTTCAAATCCGTAACTACTCAGAAGTTACAGTGCTCAGTATGGGAGTATGAGTCCCCAAATCCCTATCCCAACTGTCCTTGGCAGTGAGGGCAATGTAAGATGTGACATCTGACAACAGAAAGGGATGCAAGCTGGTGTTCCTGGCATGAACAGATGGTGGCACTGAGGGCAGGCACACGGGTTACAACCTCACGTTATTCTGTCCAGACTGGGGCAGACAGCCAGAGAGGCAACTGGGTAAACCCTGAAGTTACCCTCTAAACAAAAGCAGCTAAACTCCCTCAAAGGAGGAACTTTCAAAACCTGGATCTCACCTGGAAGGGGCTAAAAGGGTTTCggttcaaaattttttttcttgggggaTCATTAAGCATTagacttatttaattttattttcttagagcatGTGTGgatgcaggagaggggcagagagagggaggaagaatccctagcaggctccatgccccgcgcagagccccactcagggctcaatcccatgaccatgagattacaacctgagccgaaatcaagagtcagatgctcagccaaccaagccacccgggtacccctagacactcatttttttaattgccatttaaaatcatttgttgGCTGCTATAACTCAGGATTTGAACAGACTTTTGAAAGTTAATACCTAAGTATGGTATTTCATATGACGGGAAAACATCTGCATTTAAATTTTCCTTCAAGTAAAAATATGAGTTGAAAATGCTACCTCTGGGAAGGTCCCAAACCCACTGGTCCAAATATGGGCTCTCCCTCTCTGGTCCCGCTATCTAGTACCTCCCAGCACTGTTAAGTGTCTGTGGGTGCTAAAATGTGTCCGCCTTGTCCCTGCCCACCACGATCCCTAAGCTGAAGCCCTGTAGTTGGAACAGGCCATCTTATCTGCCACAGCACAGAGCAGAAGGGTTGTTATATGAGGGATGTTCTAGAAGGCAGCCTTTTATCAAGAGAGGTTACCAAACTCCAAAGCATGACCGGTATCATTCTTACCTGCATTTTTAGCGGTTCAATGTGATTCAGGTAAATATGTGCATCTCCCAAAGTATGTATGAAGTCACCTGGCTAAATCGCACAGGAGCAAGcaaaatggtaaatgtttttaGTTTCAATTCCTTTAAAACACATCATTTGAAAGCACATTATGTAGACTATGCAGACATTCCAAGgctttttagaaaagaatttcaCCAGTGTAGCTTTTGAGAAAAGGTGGTATTCATAAGAGTTGTCTtatattataaactatataaacCTGCTTGTTTATACAGACCACAAAGACAGGGAAGCTGCAAGGTGAGCAAGTTCATTTCTTAATTACCTAgagcacattttaaaagtaatcagACACTGAATACTCTGCAATTAATTTTTCCACGTTGAAGAATCTAAGAGCTCAGTGCTTTAGGCTGGTAGCAATCATTCCTTCCAGAGAGCAGCTCACCTTCAGGCCTGTGATGTGTGCGATCATGTAGGTGAGCAGGGAGTAGCTGGCGATGTTGAAGGGTACACCCAGGCCCATGTCTCCTGACCTCTGGTACAGCTGGCAGGACAGTTCACCGTTCACCACATAGAACTGGCAAAGAGCATGGCACGGAGGCAGGGCCATCAGAGGAAGATCTGAGGAGCCAGcacaaaggaaaatgaggagaTGGTGGTTTTAAAGAATGCAGCTATACACAGAGTAAaacaggagagaaacagaagacaacTCACATGGGGGAGATCATGAGAAAAAGCCACTGGGCCAgtgaccgccccccccacctccccctatGTCAAGAGCAGACCATTCCAATCCTGAGGATGGAACAACGCCTACGGTGACCCATCCATCAACAGAAGACTTCTGCAGATGTCCATTTACAACTGAAGCAACACTCTTTGGTCCAAGCGGAAATTACTTGTGCTACCTTCATGGCACCAAACTACAAGTACAggaggaattcattcatttacaagGACCACAGGTGTGCATCTCAGGCACACCCTCCTGTATTCAAAGTCTCTattataaacacaaatatttgaCTCTGGGTAATATTTATTACATCTTGGTcagtttaattttataatataactgTTAAAATGTTAACAGCCAGGTGGCAGGGACATGAAACTTCATCTGCCCCAATTTAAACTGTTAAAATCCTTGGTGTATTTTTATAGGTAATTTAAAGCCCTCTTTGGAGTAAGAATAAGTATAACTACACACATTAAAATCATCTGCATCCAACCCCATCATCTGAAGGTGAAAATGGGGCCAAGTGTGACCTGCCCAGGGTCGTATCAGCCATGCAGCTGAGGGTGGTGGTTCCCAGGATCCAGCCTCCTCTCGGTAGCCTCCATGCAAAGCTACATGGCTTCCCTTTGTGCTAATGTTACAGTTAGGACACAAGACAATAATTGGGATGCTTCCAACCTTTTGGATTCCAACCACACAGGATGATTCTTCTGTCATTGGGGTTGGTTTTGATTGTGTCAATCACCTTTTGCAGTTGATCTACTCCTTGACCTGAATAATCTGTAGAATCgtcaaaaaagagaagacatgTCCACATATCAATCACAGGATCTTATGAGATGACCTTAGAGGCCATCCACCACTGTCCTACCACAGCCGCCCTGTGGCCACACTACAAGGTATCTAATCCACTCTACAAATTGCTTAGCTCTCGTGGGGTGATGTTGAGTTCAGGGCTCCTAGGTCTATTCTCTGGAGCCATAACaaagtctattttcttttctatgagTCTTTTTTAAATATTCGGTCTGTCATGGTGCAACCCCTCCCCTTCCTAACCTTCTCCAATCCCAGCAATCGGTTTCTTCCAGTGGTCCCACGGACTGTCTCTATACCTATCAACCATTCTTGTCACACTTTGCTGCTGTGGAACATACTAACAAAAGACTGTGGGTGGATTCCCCTCTGTGATCTAGCATTATTtacatctaaaattaaaatttagcagCCAAACCCCTGCTGATCCATAAACATCAGGAAACCTCTTTAACTATTACACCACCTTGTACTTTTCTCCCATTTCTGGTCTCTGGACTTTAAttccttgccttcttcctgaaATGGaactggaagctgagaagtctGAGGAATGTGGAGCTTTATATTCACTCTGGTTAAACTTCCACTTATTGGTGTTAGACTAGGTTCTGGTCTAGCAGCTCTTAATTTTGGAGAGAACAAAGTTCTGTGACAATCACAGCTTCAGAAAAAGtaataacaaagattaaaaaggggcgcctaggtggctccgttggttgagcatctgactctggctcaggttatgatctcacggttagtgggttcgagccccacattgggctctgtgctgacagctcagagcctggagcctgctttggattctgtgtctccctctctctgttccttcccctgctcacatactctctctcaaaaataaataaaagattaaaaaaaaaaaagatgcaccaTGATGGCACAGTTCTAGATTTTGGTTGTGGTACTTACATAAATCTACAGGTGCTGTCAATGGTTTCTGTCCAGCTAGCAAACTATTACTTcctatgtatgtgtacacacacacgcacgcaccctGAGGAGGTAGGCATTTGCTTTTGCAACACCTGGCCTATGGACAAGCAGGACAGGAAGGGTCAAAGGACTGGGGCAGGTGGTGCCACCAAATGACTGAGGAAGGTCACCATCCAGGAGTAAGATGTTTCATCTTCTTGTCcaccccaggagggcagggagaagagggtaACCCAACAACTGCTATTACATAAGCTCCACCTaaagggtgctgggtggctcagtatcaAAAAGGGAGATCAAGCCACCACAAGGCGATCCTTGTTCTTTTTGTCCCCCAGATGAACTCCTACCTTATTTCCCAACACAGCAACCAACTGACCAACCAGCAGACCAACTATCTGCTAGCGAAACAAGCTACAGAAAGTACCAAGCACCCAATAAAAACTAACAACCAAGAGTGTGATCTAcctgaatctgaaacagcctctcACAAGGTCAAAGTTCTATATATATCAGCTCCCCAGACTGGCTTCTTACAACCCCAACTTCACTAGAAACAATGGAGCAAACTCATGCTATACCAGATGCTCAGGAAATTAAGGCTTtgctctgttttctcacctgaatCCTTATCTTTGTATTCTGCCCCAAAATGCCTCCACTGAAAGCCATAAACTGGGCCTAAATCCCCTTCTTCTCTGTTGGAGAATCCTAGGCTGTCCAAGAAGTTTCGGGACCCATTGGCATCCCAGATTTTCACTCCCTTGGATGACAGTTCCTTAGCGTTTGTAGATCCCTGGAAGAGACAGGACAACAGAGAAGGCATCCAAGTGAACTGAGCCATAAGGAGTTGATAGCCCAAGAGCTTCCCACCAATTAGGCCTCTGGCCCGTGCTAACACACCAGGGGGAGGCACTCACACGTCCTGCACAGCTGGACATCCCATCTTTAAAGGCCAGTCCCAGC contains these protein-coding regions:
- the TYMS gene encoding thymidylate synthase; amino-acid sequence: MPAPGSELQRPPAQPAEQKRGAEPQPQPQPPPHGELQYLGQVEHILRCGFQKDDRTGTGTLSVFGMQARYSLRDEFPLLTTKRVFWKGVLEELLWFIKGSTNAKELSSKGVKIWDANGSRNFLDSLGFSNREEGDLGPVYGFQWRHFGAEYKDKDSDYSGQGVDQLQKVIDTIKTNPNDRRIILCGWNPKDLPLMALPPCHALCQFYVVNGELSCQLYQRSGDMGLGVPFNIASYSLLTYMIAHITGLKPGDFIHTLGDAHIYLNHIEPLKMQLQREPRPFPKLRILRKVETIDDFKAEDFQIEGYNPHPTIKMEMAV